One stretch of Stigmatella aurantiaca DNA includes these proteins:
- a CDS encoding SAM-dependent methyltransferase yields MEEQAAQAAQGKRTVACAEAVAWLTAQGVLAGCSAVTSLPDVSEFPALTLAGWKQWFIQAAALVMAKVPPEGVAIFYQTDVKHEGTWVDKGYLVSRAAEEAGCEMLFHKVVCRRPAGTVTFGRPAYSHLLGFSRGVRLDLSKATADVLPEAGEVTWTRGMGVQACLAACRFIQEHTATRTVVDPFCGHGTVLAVANVLGLDAVGVELSRKRAKKARALHLTPEFDLSANHRF; encoded by the coding sequence TTGGAGGAGCAGGCGGCGCAGGCGGCACAGGGGAAGCGGACGGTGGCGTGCGCGGAGGCGGTGGCGTGGCTGACGGCCCAGGGGGTGCTGGCGGGCTGCTCGGCCGTCACCTCCCTGCCGGACGTGTCCGAGTTCCCCGCGCTGACGCTCGCCGGGTGGAAGCAGTGGTTCATCCAGGCCGCGGCGCTGGTGATGGCGAAGGTGCCCCCGGAGGGCGTGGCCATTTTCTACCAGACGGACGTGAAGCACGAGGGCACGTGGGTGGACAAGGGCTACCTGGTGAGCCGGGCCGCGGAGGAGGCCGGGTGCGAGATGCTCTTTCACAAGGTGGTGTGCCGGCGCCCCGCGGGGACGGTGACGTTCGGGCGGCCCGCGTACTCGCACCTGCTGGGGTTCTCGCGCGGCGTGCGGTTGGACTTGAGCAAGGCCACCGCGGACGTGCTGCCCGAGGCGGGCGAGGTGACATGGACCCGGGGAATGGGCGTGCAGGCCTGCCTCGCCGCGTGCCGCTTCATCCAGGAGCACACCGCCACGCGCACGGTGGTGGACCCGTTCTGCGGACACGGCACGGTGCTCGCGGTGGCCAACGTGCTGGGTCTGGACGCGGTGGGCGTGGAGCTGAGCCGCAAGCGCGCCAAGAAGGCCCGTGCGTTGCACTTGACACCGGAATTTGACTTGTCTGCCAATCATCGGTTCTGA
- a CDS encoding sensor histidine kinase translates to MRAALQSAFHQWVRAQQPAQVLEASSVGSWGVLLALVGVMLAAIHWAPGAEALFALPLGKALLSFVPALPDLGFALLHRRRTSIQTWGWVLALVGTTGLQFFLASLMALSALGGATAFGGLLLFTAAFHGQLFRVTPRTPFLAVGTALALGLAATFASTREHLALFAVMGPSALLAELYLGTFSVRHDQIRAEAERLHGAVQAQMLEYQERDVGRLSQALTEVLQQTQELHAGLLTAGSAADMLRVVGGPRLPTGRAGFESLVRQLQEQLTALRERVEDMRQRSRRLIGSDPESVDLMPVLDSVRQSLGVRYPTVDIQVEVNRTEPLRPLVRGGTTTLRRVVESLVTQACEGDGSRAARRVHITARTEAYSGRLEMIISDEGPVPEPAPEHPPEPAAEGPRPTGPGLYTSECLIRSSGGVLEWQNARTGGAVLRVLLPQEFRP, encoded by the coding sequence ATGCGCGCCGCCCTCCAGTCGGCCTTTCACCAGTGGGTGCGGGCCCAGCAGCCCGCCCAGGTGCTCGAGGCCAGCAGCGTGGGCTCCTGGGGGGTGCTGCTCGCGCTCGTGGGGGTGATGCTGGCGGCCATCCACTGGGCGCCCGGCGCGGAGGCGCTCTTCGCGCTGCCCCTGGGCAAGGCGCTCCTGAGCTTCGTGCCCGCGCTGCCGGACCTGGGCTTCGCGCTGCTGCACCGCCGCCGCACCTCCATCCAGACGTGGGGCTGGGTGCTGGCGCTCGTGGGCACCACCGGGCTCCAGTTCTTCCTGGCCAGCCTCATGGCGCTCTCGGCCCTGGGGGGCGCCACCGCCTTCGGCGGGCTGCTGCTCTTCACCGCCGCCTTCCACGGCCAGCTGTTCCGCGTCACCCCGCGCACCCCCTTCCTCGCGGTGGGCACGGCGCTGGCGCTGGGGCTGGCGGCCACCTTCGCCAGCACCCGCGAGCACCTGGCCCTGTTCGCCGTCATGGGCCCCTCGGCCCTGCTGGCCGAGCTGTACCTGGGCACCTTCAGCGTGCGCCATGACCAGATTCGCGCCGAGGCGGAGCGGCTGCACGGCGCCGTCCAGGCGCAGATGCTGGAGTACCAGGAGCGCGACGTGGGCCGGCTCTCCCAGGCGCTCACCGAGGTGCTCCAGCAGACGCAGGAGCTGCACGCGGGGCTGCTCACGGCGGGCTCCGCCGCGGACATGCTCCGGGTGGTGGGCGGGCCGCGGCTGCCCACGGGCCGCGCCGGGTTCGAGTCGCTCGTGCGCCAGCTCCAGGAGCAGCTCACCGCGCTGCGCGAGCGCGTGGAGGACATGCGCCAGCGGAGCCGCCGGCTCATCGGCAGCGATCCGGAGAGCGTGGACCTGATGCCCGTGCTGGACTCGGTCCGCCAGAGCCTGGGCGTGCGCTACCCCACCGTGGACATCCAGGTGGAGGTGAACCGCACCGAGCCCCTGCGGCCCCTGGTGCGCGGCGGCACCACCACCCTGCGCCGGGTGGTGGAGAGCCTCGTCACCCAGGCGTGCGAGGGCGATGGCTCGCGCGCCGCCCGGCGGGTGCACATCACCGCCCGGACCGAGGCCTACAGCGGGAGGCTCGAGATGATCATCTCGGACGAGGGGCCCGTCCCGGAGCCCGCCCCGGAGCACCCGCCGGAGCCTGCCGCCGAGGGCCCACGCCCCACGGGGCCGGGGCTGTACACGAGCGAGTGCCTCATCCGCTCCAGCGGGGGCGTGCTGGAGTGGCAGAACGCGCGCACGGGCGGCGCGGTGCTGCGCGTGCTCCTGCCCCAGGAGTTCCGGCCATGA
- a CDS encoding SAM-dependent methyltransferase has product MNVEPALARISPSLGRDEVQKDVAAYYDAKTEGILRRYGPGPRVHYHSGLVDDMPPPGLTAQALRVRIHDSQELLLREMSYAVSESWAGKRVLDVGCGLGGGSLYWATEHRAHVTAITIAPAHVPLVQRFATQAGVADRVRVLLCDAMEVPGSDYFDRVVAVESSCYLPRPAWFQQLHRLLRPGGTVVLMDCFLGRPELAGPFDRYWRTRIGTTDEYLRAASQAGLELELYQDLAYRTVNFWTLTMDLMAREQEERVPQGPALSARPVSQREHLRLQQAMLDGGLQYALMVLRRRR; this is encoded by the coding sequence ATGAACGTCGAACCCGCGCTCGCGCGCATCAGCCCATCCCTGGGCCGTGACGAAGTGCAGAAGGATGTCGCCGCGTATTACGACGCCAAGACGGAGGGCATCCTGCGCCGCTACGGGCCCGGGCCGCGGGTGCACTACCACTCGGGCCTGGTGGACGACATGCCGCCGCCGGGGCTCACGGCCCAGGCGCTGCGGGTGCGCATCCACGACTCCCAGGAGCTGCTGCTGCGCGAGATGTCCTACGCGGTGAGCGAGTCCTGGGCGGGCAAGCGGGTGCTGGATGTGGGGTGCGGACTGGGGGGCGGCTCGCTGTACTGGGCCACCGAGCACCGGGCCCACGTGACGGCCATCACCATCGCGCCCGCGCACGTGCCGCTGGTGCAACGCTTCGCCACGCAGGCCGGGGTGGCGGACCGGGTGCGGGTGCTCCTGTGCGACGCGATGGAGGTGCCCGGCAGCGATTACTTCGACCGCGTGGTGGCGGTGGAGAGCTCGTGCTACCTGCCCCGCCCGGCCTGGTTCCAGCAGTTGCACCGGCTGCTGCGGCCCGGGGGGACGGTGGTCCTCATGGACTGCTTCCTCGGGCGCCCGGAGCTGGCCGGGCCCTTCGACCGGTACTGGCGCACGCGCATCGGCACCACGGACGAGTACCTCCGGGCGGCGAGCCAGGCGGGGCTGGAGCTGGAGCTGTACCAGGACCTGGCCTACCGCACGGTGAACTTCTGGACGCTGACCATGGACCTGATGGCGCGCGAGCAGGAGGAGCGGGTCCCCCAGGGCCCGGCGCTCAGCGCGCGGCCCGTCTCCCAGCGCGAACACCTGCGGCTCCAGCAGGCGATGCTCGATGGGGGGCTGCAATACGCCCTGATGGTGCTGCGGCGCCGGCGCTGA
- a CDS encoding Gfo/Idh/MocA family protein — MARRRSGTRSTQRRTSSKASRQVGYAVVGLGHFAQESILPAFTHARGNSRLVALVSGDPRKARALGTKYKVPVFGYEQFEECLALPEVDAVYIALPNSMHAEYAVRAARAGAHVLCEKPLATTEEECREMIRACAENDVRLMTAYRLHFEQANLQAVKAVREGKLGEVKLFTSTFSFQLRTPNIRAEADKGGGVLWDIGVYCVNAARYLFRSEPIEVFAFCDWSGDPRFLETEEAASVVMRFPEGKLAAFNVSFGAEAVATYRLVGTEGELHLENAYEVKGPIHWTLKRQGKTRRGKAPSRDQLAPELITFSDCILEGREPEPDGWEGLADVRIISALYESAVSRRPVQLEPLARTRRPTPDQEQRHPPTRTPELVLVQAPSH, encoded by the coding sequence ATGGCACGTCGGCGGAGTGGGACGCGGAGCACGCAGCGGCGGACTTCCTCGAAGGCCTCGCGGCAGGTGGGCTACGCGGTGGTGGGCCTGGGGCACTTCGCGCAGGAGTCGATCCTTCCCGCCTTCACGCACGCGCGCGGCAACTCGCGGCTGGTGGCCCTGGTGAGCGGCGATCCGCGCAAGGCACGTGCGCTGGGGACGAAGTACAAGGTGCCTGTCTTTGGCTACGAGCAGTTCGAGGAGTGCCTGGCCCTGCCCGAGGTGGACGCGGTCTACATCGCCCTGCCCAACTCGATGCACGCAGAGTACGCGGTGCGCGCGGCGCGGGCCGGGGCGCACGTGCTGTGCGAGAAGCCGCTGGCCACCACGGAGGAGGAGTGCCGGGAGATGATCCGCGCCTGCGCGGAGAACGACGTGCGGTTGATGACGGCCTACCGGCTGCACTTCGAACAGGCGAACCTCCAGGCGGTGAAGGCGGTGCGCGAGGGGAAGCTGGGTGAGGTGAAGCTTTTCACGTCCACGTTCAGCTTCCAGCTGCGCACGCCCAACATCCGCGCCGAGGCGGACAAGGGCGGCGGGGTGCTGTGGGACATCGGCGTGTACTGCGTGAACGCGGCGCGCTACCTGTTCCGCTCCGAGCCCATTGAAGTGTTCGCCTTCTGCGACTGGAGCGGAGACCCTCGCTTCCTGGAAACGGAGGAGGCGGCCTCGGTGGTGATGCGCTTCCCGGAGGGGAAGCTGGCGGCGTTCAACGTGAGCTTCGGCGCGGAGGCGGTGGCCACCTACCGGCTCGTGGGCACCGAGGGGGAGCTGCACCTGGAGAACGCCTATGAAGTCAAAGGCCCCATCCACTGGACGCTGAAGCGCCAGGGGAAGACGCGCCGGGGCAAGGCGCCGTCCCGGGACCAGCTCGCCCCGGAGCTCATCACCTTCAGCGACTGCATCCTGGAGGGCCGGGAGCCCGAGCCGGACGGCTGGGAGGGCCTGGCGGACGTGCGCATCATCTCCGCCCTGTACGAGTCCGCCGTGTCGCGCCGGCCCGTGCAACTGGAGCCGCTGGCGAGGACCCGGCGGCCCACGCCGGACCAGGAGCAGCGGCACCCACCCACGCGCACGCCCGAGCTCGTCCTCGTCCAGGCGCCCTCACACTAG